CTTCAAGATGCCAAACTGGGGTGGAGGAGCGAAATGCGGAGCCTGCGAAAAGACCGTCTACCACGCAGAAGAAATCCAGTGCAATGGGAGGAGTTTCCACAAGACCTGTTTCCACTGCAGTGAGTTGGATGTGAACACCATGACAGTCCCTCAGCATACCAAGGGCACACCAGAGCTCACCCTTAGCCACAGATACTGTGTATCAGCCGTTCTCAGCGGATGGCCCCGGGTCCCAACGCATCAGCATCCCCGGGACCTTGTTAGGACTACCACGCTGGGGAATGGCCTAAAGAAGGGACGGTGCTCTCCTAAGCACCCCTTCTCCAACCACGTGCCCGGCTCAGAGGCAGTTTCCCTGCAGCTCAGAATCAGAACAAGCTCCCAGTGGTGAAAACCCTGACCCCGTGGCGATATTTACAAAGTGTGACTTGGCAGAGAAAGGAAGTCATCACGTATCTGCAGCCAGGCTGGACTTGGCTCAATGGGTTGTTCCCACAGGCCAGCAGTCACTGAAGCCAGCTGCGATGGGCCTTTCCTAAGAAAAAACCAGTGTCAGGAGAGGGGACAGCAGGGGCTGATTCTGGAAGGGTCAGAAAGGGAAGAATTTGGGGCACCATCAACTTGACAAGGGGAATCTTTACCGTCCCCTGTTGGACACAGTTTCACAAATGTCAAAACTAGGGGGACATTTAAGACTCTGTGGTCCACCCAGGAGTCAGGCTCTGCCCAACTCATGTGACTCTGGACAAGTCATTTCTCATGTCTAAGCCCAGGTCACAGGCATCTGCAACAGAGCCAGGAGCAGAGTCTGTACCTTCAAATCCCAGTCTAGTCTCCTCAACCCGACTGCCTTCTAGTAGGAGAGCAGTTCTGTTTTGGGCACTTACCTTCTTTGCTTCCCTCCAGTAGGTCTGGCTTAAGGGTTAGTCTTACTTGACATTTGGCAGACGCTCTCCCCGCCTAGTGCTCCATCCATCCCCATGTCTTACCCAGCAGCCACAAGGCATCACGCTGCCTCAAACTGTTTCAAATAGAACTTCAAGGGTAGTGCTCCATCTGTTAGGGCATAGAGACCCTTCATTCTCCAGTAACAGTAATGTTTTATCTGCTCCAGAAGTTTTCATTATCCTGTACCTCTTACAACATACATAATTCTCACTGAGGAACAGGGGAAAATGCTGCTGTGAGTGATTGGATTGGCAAATCTACCAACGTTTTAGGTTTTAATGATGGGTAGTTAATTTTAAGTCACCATACACATCCAGCAGATTCACCATTATCATCACAATTATCCAGAAGTCATTGCTCAAGAGGATTTATTCCATAACCCTCTGACTTCTGTCCAAAATAGCTAATGTTCTTTTAAAAGAGTAGGGATAAGAAATACTGGAAAGAACATTGGAATTGGAGTAAAAATGACTAGGGTTTGAGTCTGAACCCTGCCATGCACTGTAACTGTGACCACGTAAGTCATTTCACCATGgtgagcctcaatttccccatttacaaaacagacatggTTATACCAGCCACGCAAGTTATAAGAAGAAAGCTGGGGTTCTTCACCTGAAGTCCAGTTCTCTAGGCCTTTATTCTCCTTCCATCAACTTGGATATCTGAGTGGGAGCAGGCAATGATAGCGATGCTTTCCATGGTGAGGGGTGTCCTTCCCAGGAAGCAGGAAGATGCCCTCTTTAATGGACCGTGTAGAAAGGATGCAAGCATTTACATCCCTTTCAACCCTTGAATATTCTCCTTAGAACTCGCGGGTGGGATGGGGATCTGAGCAGGTTTCAGCAGTGGTGGACAGAAGATTCTGGAGCATGTTTTTCTATAGTTTCATCACAGGACTGATCTGTCCATAGGTCACTCTGTAATTGCTGGAAATAGAGGCAAAGTCTACCTTAGTCTGTCCCTTGGCCAGTGTTCTCCAAACTTCTAGACAAATCTTAATCCTCCCTACCAGCGCTATCCAAAAAAACTATAATGCAAGCCACATATAGAAAATTTTTctagtaactctatttttaaaaacataaaaagaaacaggcgaaaattttaaacattcaacccaacatataaaaaataataatttcaacgTGTCATCAATACACACATTATTACTTCATGTGGTGGACAGGTGGCTATGGTATTGCACAGCACAACTCTGCTGCGCCTGGGGGTGAAGGTTGGTCAGAAGCTAGGGAGTGGCTACAGAATTGTTTAGGACAAGACAGGGGCCAGGAAGTCCTGGAGTGATGGAAATGAGCACTGGAGTAGGGTCAAAGGGATCCGAGGCTGGCTCTGAAATTTACTGCTGTGtaatacttcactttcacttttcactttcatgtattggagaaggaaatggcaacccactccagtgttcttgcctggagaatcccagggacgggggagcctggtaggctgccgtctatggggtcgcacagagtcggacacgactgaagcgatttagtagtagtagtagtagtaatcaCGGACAAGTCACTGatattcatgcatgcatgcatgcatcaattcactcactcattcactcaacaaatgtttacagAGGACTAACTTTGGACTAGGCTCTGTGCTGTGTTCTGGGgatattaaaatagtttttaccTCAAAGAACTCAGTCTATAACATTATAAATATTCAACAAGTTGTTCTGGAGATTAGGAATGACAGCGATAAGAAGGGCAAAGATAGATATATACTTAATATGCTGAAATATAAGGCATTTCCCCCCAAAATTATTCCTCACAAAAAGGGTTCACCTTGGCTTCAAAGCCTTATAAAGTCTCTCATGCTACAGGACAGACTctcagtttatttaaaattttttaattagaaaatttaaCACACATAATATTGACATAATTGTTTACTGAACTCCCGTATGCCTGTTTCTCCAGCCACATAAGCACCGACCTCTGGCCAACCCCACCTCTTCTACCACcgtatcttctctctctctcgtattcacttacttacttaaaaaaaaaaaaaattaccatttgaGAAAGGCATATTAGCTTGAAACAATCTCATTAAATGTTGGATTGCTTATAGAGGTCACTTAATGGAACTGGTTTTCTAAAAAGGAGGCAAACAAATTGAATGCACATGTATTATTATTCCTGGGGATATGACCTCACTCTTATAAGCACTGCATATCACCGTAAACAGTCTTTAAGGCTCATCATTACAACGCGATACAGCAAGGTATTAAGCTGTGGAAATCCTATATGCTTTTAAAGCCGCCCTAATTTTATTGTTATTAGGTACTTCTTGTTGAGACACACAAGGTGACAGCCTCCTGCTCGAGGAGACAGGGTTGCCTCTCAGATACAGACAGACGTGGGGATGAGCTGCTCTGGGGAGCTGGGTCAGCTGCCTCAGGAAGACACTGTTGAGAAGGGAGATGTTGAAGGTGAAGATGCAGAGAAATAATTTGGATGCAATTTGTTTCCTGAATTTGTGTAAGATTAGAAAAAAGCTAATGTCTCCAAAgcaatgtattttatattttctatttatattattaaatattataagtGGGTATTTGACATTTTCATTTACAtccttaaacatttatttattcaagttGACAAAAACTTTTCTATTAATTGAAAATGTTAATAGAAGATTTTCTATGGATCTTCTTTTTGGAAAAATAGTCTTACGtactatgtataatatatgtaataactATACTAATGTAAAGTATCGCCCATAGTTTATATTAGGTGATATACAGTGACTTGAGTCAATGGAAGCCTAAGAGCAGGTCTACCCTTTCATTACATCCCCTCCTTCCAGCACTGGATCAAAAGTAGTCTCAGCAAGAATTATCTCCCTGAATATCACAGTGCCCTTCAGagtccattttaaatagagaaacTGCTCAGTGCTGATTCTGAtgtgattaagaaaaaaataagttcctCCCCTGCCTCACTCCCTGCTTACCCCCACACATAAACACTCACACTTCCCGATGTCATTTGGGGTGAGACGCTCAAGGACAACTACTCTTAGTTGGTCTGAGACCACACACTGGGTTCCAGTCCTGGTTGCCACCTCTTTCTAGCTGGGCACCGGTGAAAACAGGACTTCCCTTCTCTGTGctcccatttcctcatctgtgaaacaggacTGTCTTGGAAACCTATGTCTCAGGGCAGATGCACAGGTCAGGAATCAAAGTCATGTACTTGGCTTGGGGGGCCCCTTGTGCTCGGCTCCTTGGTCCTTGGCAAGGGGGCCCCTTGCACTAGCGGcacagggaaggagggaagaatcGCGGCCCTAACTCCCAGACCCTCCTTTCCCTGGCAGTGGCCTGCAGGAAGGCACTGGACAGCACCACGGTGGCAGCTCACGAGTCAGAGATCTACTGTAAGGTCTGCTACGGGCGCCGGTATGGCCCCAAAGGGATCGGGTATGGACAAGGCGCTGGCTGCCTCAGCACGGACACAGGCGAACACCTGGGACTCCAGTTCCAACAGTGAGTTACTGCCCCACTTCTCCCTGCCAGTAAAAGCCCCAGCTCTCAGGGTAGGTCATTCTGTTCCCATGGCAACGTTTTCTGGAGATGGGAGAATGAACCCCATTGTTGACTTGCCAACAACAGAATACTCAGTCTGACCAAGTTCTAACAATGTGTCATCTCTCTGAAGACACTCTTTAAATTATCTGTCTTTCTAAAGGGCAATTACTTTTATATCATAGCTCTTGGTTTGCATGTCAAGAGAAAACCCAGAATGTACAGATGTCCTATTGTTTGACCTTTGCAAAACCGCATGGAgtctctttccttcccctttgAGTATTTCTGTGTAAATTACATATAGACGGCAGGGACGCAATGGCCCTTCTCTGTGTGTTTGTCGCTGAAAGATCTCTCCCCTTGGGTTGTAAGATGACTAATGTCTGCATTGTAGGGGGGAGTGGGTCTGTGGGGATGGACTGTGCTGAGTAAACAATCAATTATGACTGTTCTGCGGGTCTCCTAGCTGCCCTGTCTGTTACCAGCACAGTGCTGAGGTTTCCCTAGCATTATCCTAGGGAAGCAGGGATTTCACACTGTGCCACCTCCATCTACCAGTCTGTTCTACTTGATGATCGTGCTGACCTCCAGCCTAAAACTGAGTATACAGACTGACAGTCACCAGCGTGCAGCTGCTATCTGGCCAGCTGGTACCCGGGCTCAGCTCTGCAGTGGGACTGGCAGAAAGGCCCAGCCCAGTGGAGGCAGTGTCCCCCAGAGATCAGTGATAGCATCTGAAGAGTCATCTGGTCCCTTTCAAAGAGCGCAGCCCATGGTAGAGCCTGTAAAAGTACAGGGATGTGTGatttgtcatttaaatttttctcatCACTCAACTCCAACTGGAGatgctatttaaaaaagaaagatgctaCCAGCTGCAATCTCTGCTTCACATTACCCAAAGCTCACTTTTCTATGCTAGGGCTTTTTCTGGGGTGCTGCACAGACAGAAAGAGAGTCTGGAGACCTGGCTTTAATCCCAGCTTCACCAGTTTTGAGCTGCTGACCTTGGGCAGTTACTCCTCTGGCCCTTACTCTCCAGCTTTTCCTACCTACTTTAGAGGGTTATGATGAGACTCAAACAATAAATGTGCAAGGAAACACCAAAAGATAAGGAAACGCAGGGTTATTATTGTGCCTCTATCTGAGACATGGCTCTCAAGAGGGCAGGTGACCTTTGGATGCAGGGTGACAATCTGAATTGTGACAAGGAATGCATCAGCTCATTGGACTATGGTTTGTTTAGTATCAACTGTCAAGATGCTATCTTGCCTTGTAATATTTTTACTCATTTTGGAAAGCAGACCTGTGGGTTTGCAGATGGTACAGATAACCCTAAATATGCAATCAGGATAATAACACAACAATAGCAATAATACAAGCTACATACATGGAACatttgctaagtgctttacaacagaaaggaaagatgtaaaTGAATTCTGGCTCACATTCATTAGCccttacagcatgccaggcaggTGCTGCTCTAAGTGCTTTAGTTATCTGGCCTCATTAAACCTTCTCAACAGTGAGCCAGGCACTGTAACTATTCCCACTCTCAGATGAGGAGtctaaggcacagagaagtttagtaacttgctcaaggtcacacagctcatacTATTTGCCAAGGGAAGTCTATAGGTTTCATTCGTTTGTCTATTTCCACCAGGTCCCCAAAGCAGGCACGTTCAGCCACCACCAGCAGCAACCCTTCCAAGTTTGCGAAGTTTGGAGAATCGGAGAAGTGCCCTCGATGCGGAAAGTCGGTCTATGCTGCTGAGAAGGTGATGGGAGGTGGTAAGGTAAGGACTTCCACAGGAGCCAGATGGGGATGTGCCCGCCTCCACCCCGTGGGCTGGGAGGAATGAGAGGGGGAGGCAGACCCTCCTTAGCTCCCAGGAGCCACTTAGGAGCCACTCATCCTCACCTGCCTTCCTGGACTGTGACAGTCACCCTGCAGTGCCCTAGGAAACCGGAACTAGTAGAATTTGATGCAATATACATTAACTCACTGGAGGGAAGGCACCTAGCTAGGAGCTCTGGAGATACAAAGATACACAAGCTCCCTTGTCTTCAGTGTCCACAATCCTTCCAGAAAAGTGTCAGTTCTGGAAGCCGAGGCCACTGCATAACTCAGCCTGCTATTGGTGCCACACTGATGCACACAGCAAACACCCCACAGCAGCTAGAAGTATCCTCATTCAGAAACGTTGTGGCAACAGGGAGAGTCCTCAACATCTGAGACAGTAACCCACACTTGTCCACAAGCTCCAGTTTCAGGCCTGAAGCCAGGGTGCTCACCCAAGGATTTGAGCCTGAAGACAGACAAAGATCCTGTTTATACTAACCAGGGGGAGGAAGGCCACAGAGAGTGTCTGACTCCAAATATAGGGACTGTCTCCACCCCAGGACTGGCCACTTAAATACAGGTGAGGACCCTGGGCTGTGCATGGGAGACATGCAGATACCCAGAAGGCAGGCAATCTTCTGGGTCATCTAAGCCACACAACTTTCTTCCATCAGAAATACAAGGAGAGTACCAAAAagactacaaataacaaatgctggagggggtgtggagagaagggaaccctcctgcactgttggtgggaatgtaaattggtacagccactatgagaaACAGtagggaagttccttaaaaaactaaaaatagagttatcatatgaccccacaatcccactcctgggcatatgtcagaaaagatgaaaactcttaattcaaaaagatacatccGCCCCAaagtttattgcagcactatttataatagctaagacacAGAAGCGACATAAACGTCTACCAACACAGGAATGGATaacaaatgtacacacacacaatggaatactactcagacatCTAGTGAAacgatgccatttgcagcatcatggatagacctagagattatcacactaagtcagaaagagaagggcaAGTATCAGAGGATATCACTTACgtgcggaatctaaaaaaatgttaTAGACGAActcacttacaaaacagaaatagactcacagacacagaaaacaaacctctggttaccaaaggggaagggtggggagggataaattaggagtttgtggTTAACAGACaggcactactatatataaaatagttaaataacaaggacctacctGTATAAACAACAAGGGAACTATATTCCGTATTtcataacttataatggaaaataatctgaaaaagaacacacacacacacacatgtatcactttgctgcatacctgaaaccaacactgtaaatcaacttgCTCCAATAAAAAAAGAGGAGGTACAGAGAGTTAAAAATGAGGCTGAATTCCCTAGATGATGGCCCATTTCTtcgtctttcttttttcattttatattcagtATGTTACCCACTGCCTCAAGTGCAAGTTCCCCTCTCTCCAGTTTATTTTTTGATCTTCTAGAAAGAGGAATCCCTCTTCTATTTAGTCTGTTCTGAAGGGATATATATGAAAATCACTTTGATAAATCCAGCTTTAGGGGTCCTAAGAATCACAGGCCAATTTTCTGTATCTCATTTTCCTCAAATCCCTGGAAAAATGATTCTGGGACCCAAATAGTTGGGTCAATGATTAAGACAA
The genomic region above belongs to Bos taurus isolate L1 Dominette 01449 registration number 42190680 breed Hereford chromosome 29, ARS-UCD2.0, whole genome shotgun sequence and contains:
- the CSRP3 gene encoding cysteine and glycine-rich protein 3, which codes for MPNWGGGAKCGACEKTVYHAEEIQCNGRSFHKTCFHCMACRKALDSTTVAAHESEIYCKVCYGRRYGPKGIGYGQGAGCLSTDTGEHLGLQFQQSPKQARSATTSSNPSKFAKFGESEKCPRCGKSVYAAEKVMGGGKPWHKTCFRCAICGKSLESTNVTDKDGELYCKVCYAKNFGPTGIGFGGLTHQVEKKD